The following coding sequences lie in one Silvanigrella aquatica genomic window:
- a CDS encoding ROK family protein — MHLIGFDIGGTKMEAMLIHIGKLKKDEPFLSSFEFQKSTGEIVPGFVLFKKRIATERHHGYEQIIDKMALLAKEVCAEKNLDIHSLSGIGLSVPGPVDPKTEIVTSSNTMILVGHNLHQDLRDKLKVSFPIISENDANCFALAETLCGAGLDYFKKTGIPVNKQVTVGLILGSGFGGGIIVNGKVVTGRRGGAGEVGHMTLYSGGYPCYCGRAGCAEQYLCGPALESALNNRIYSQIEKRPGASEIFELYKAQDPIALAVVKRYKSDLALFLGSLSCMLDPHYFVFGGGLSLQDIIYEGLEAKIGLNTYLPEQPISVYKHKIGDSAGAIGAALVVLDQNSLHF; from the coding sequence ATGCATCTTATTGGGTTTGATATTGGTGGAACAAAAATGGAAGCTATGTTGATTCATATTGGCAAGCTTAAAAAGGATGAACCTTTTCTTTCCTCGTTTGAATTCCAAAAATCAACGGGTGAAATTGTGCCAGGTTTTGTCCTCTTTAAAAAACGAATTGCTACGGAACGACATCATGGCTATGAGCAAATAATCGATAAAATGGCTTTGCTTGCCAAAGAAGTTTGTGCTGAAAAAAATTTAGATATTCATTCTTTATCCGGCATTGGATTGAGTGTTCCAGGTCCTGTCGATCCCAAAACAGAAATCGTCACATCAAGTAACACTATGATTCTTGTGGGTCATAATTTACACCAAGATCTACGCGATAAATTAAAAGTATCTTTCCCTATTATTTCTGAAAATGATGCCAATTGTTTTGCACTGGCAGAAACTCTGTGTGGTGCCGGATTAGATTATTTTAAAAAAACGGGAATTCCTGTGAATAAACAAGTCACCGTGGGGCTTATTTTAGGCTCCGGTTTTGGTGGCGGCATTATTGTCAATGGTAAGGTGGTTACAGGAAGACGTGGCGGCGCGGGTGAAGTGGGGCATATGACTCTTTATTCGGGAGGATATCCTTGCTATTGCGGCCGCGCGGGATGTGCAGAACAATATTTATGTGGCCCTGCATTAGAATCCGCTTTGAATAATCGCATTTATTCTCAAATCGAAAAACGTCCCGGCGCCTCTGAAATTTTTGAGCTGTACAAAGCACAGGATCCCATCGCTCTTGCTGTTGTAAAACGTTATAAATCCGATTTGGCTTTATTTCTTGGTTCCTTATCTTGTATGCTCGATCCTCATTATTTTGTATTTGGCGGAGGACTTAGCTTACAAGATATAATTTATGAAGGCCTTGAAGCAAAAATTGGTTTAAATACCTACCTACCGGAACAACCCATCTCTGTTTATAAACATAAAATTGGGGATTCCGCGGGCGCTATTGGTGCTGCGTTGGTTGTTTTAGATCAAAATAGTCTTCATTTTTAA
- a CDS encoding FUSC family protein, with protein sequence MFVFKYFINFIKTLFDFNIFEIKQAWRAGVVVVVCLVINEKWLNIEFPGWVLITAIVCLQANFGATILRVKQRLLGTVLGCALAFAVTILLSGNVFISFFLLLISCIFAIYNSVYTAYSYTYTVFFFTFGLISFYSTIFPDGDQFALLRIEDVAIGALFGTLGSLLLWPDFARKTFKVNLVNVVSETENLFQDIIDWIEGKIKDDEVYSQKVLSATNNQNARSKIIEINHELGPNNYPLKEYEAFILSQERIHYSLLTIYNSLRVNSFEKRKESIYYMTEQLISIQNLFRVCVARLPLSKDKALELKQMGEDTELFSKLENEAMHFLYQHPGKTVSLEMIKHRSLLQRLLQEVKSMNADINTILEYYSS encoded by the coding sequence ATGTTTGTTTTTAAATATTTTATAAACTTTATAAAAACTCTATTTGATTTTAATATTTTTGAAATAAAACAAGCTTGGCGAGCGGGTGTTGTCGTTGTTGTGTGTCTTGTTATTAATGAAAAATGGTTGAATATTGAATTTCCTGGTTGGGTTTTAATTACGGCTATTGTTTGTCTTCAGGCCAATTTTGGTGCCACTATTTTAAGAGTGAAACAAAGACTTCTAGGGACGGTATTAGGGTGTGCTCTTGCTTTTGCTGTGACTATTCTTTTATCAGGGAATGTGTTTATATCTTTTTTTCTTCTTCTTATTTCTTGTATATTTGCTATTTATAATTCAGTCTATACCGCTTATTCTTATACTTATACTGTCTTTTTCTTTACCTTTGGATTAATTTCTTTTTATTCCACTATTTTTCCTGATGGTGATCAATTTGCTTTATTGCGCATAGAAGATGTTGCAATTGGTGCCTTATTTGGTACTTTAGGATCATTGTTACTTTGGCCTGATTTTGCAAGAAAAACATTTAAAGTAAATTTAGTAAATGTTGTTTCAGAAACAGAAAATTTATTTCAGGATATAATCGATTGGATTGAGGGAAAAATTAAGGATGATGAAGTCTATTCGCAAAAAGTTTTATCTGCGACAAATAATCAAAATGCTCGGAGTAAAATTATTGAAATAAATCATGAGCTGGGACCAAATAATTATCCTTTAAAAGAATATGAGGCATTTATTTTATCTCAAGAAAGAATTCATTATTCGTTATTAACAATTTATAATTCCTTACGTGTTAATTCTTTTGAAAAAAGAAAAGAATCAATTTATTACATGACTGAGCAGCTTATTTCTATTCAGAATTTATTTAGAGTATGTGTGGCACGTCTGCCTCTTTCCAAAGACAAAGCTCTGGAGCTTAAACAAATGGGAGAAGATACGGAACTGTTCTCAAAACTTGAAAATGAAGCTATGCACTTTCTTTACCAACATCCGGGAAAAACCGTATCCCTTGAAATGATCAAACACCGCTCCTTATTGCAAAGACTTTTACAAGAAGTTAAGTCTATGAATGCAGACATAAATACAATATTAGAATATTATAGTAGCTGA
- a CDS encoding orotate phosphoribosyltransferase: protein MILDSETHEIVRGFFEAKVLQISTNPMFKLASGKESPVYIDHRKIFSHPTLRKKVISKWAEMLKIEFSSMLDSPNLVFAGTATAGIAPAYALAEYFNAGFVYVRSKPKDHGLNSIIEGTMPSNALVFVVDDMITTGGSLLQAAEHLKSEYVKSMVAISISNHNLKKSNEAFFSKNLVCKSLFKTTDLFDVAYAKDFITGREMKMIMEWLTQLDE from the coding sequence ATGATTCTTGATTCTGAAACCCACGAAATTGTGCGCGGGTTTTTTGAAGCGAAAGTCTTGCAAATCAGTACGAACCCTATGTTTAAATTAGCAAGTGGGAAAGAATCTCCTGTTTATATAGACCATCGTAAAATTTTTTCGCATCCGACTCTTCGTAAAAAAGTGATTAGCAAATGGGCTGAAATGTTGAAAATAGAATTTTCTTCCATGCTCGACAGTCCCAACCTTGTTTTTGCAGGAACAGCAACAGCAGGTATAGCGCCTGCCTATGCCCTTGCGGAATATTTTAATGCGGGTTTTGTCTATGTTAGAAGCAAGCCTAAAGATCATGGTTTAAATTCTATTATTGAAGGCACTATGCCTTCCAATGCTTTGGTTTTTGTGGTTGATGATATGATCACAACAGGCGGAAGTCTCTTACAAGCAGCGGAACATTTAAAATCAGAATATGTAAAATCTATGGTTGCCATAAGTATTTCCAATCATAATTTAAAAAAATCCAATGAGGCTTTTTTTTCAAAAAATTTAGTATGTAAAAGTTTATTTAAGACGACAGATTTATTTGATGTCGCTTATGCAAAAGATTTTATCACGGGTCGTGAAATGAAAATGATCATGGAGTGGTTAACACAACTTGATGAATAA
- a CDS encoding amidohydrolase family protein → MWNPLSKISNLIQGQGGFVNAHAHFDRAYSVSLEDFSNTQGNINSQLQEKWKLVDKFKCQASEEIYFQHITAALRMQNQQGVRHCLSFIDCDPVAGDRAIAAAKRAQEYASKNLKMRFLLACQTLKGVVNKEARHWFEKSLEHVDIIGGLPGADAGNEAEHIDILLKAAKETNKRVHIHVDQLNTAKEKETELLARKVIQWGLEGKVTAVHGISIAAHPKKYREELFKLCVDAGLSFVACPTAWIDSRRTEVLSPTHNSVTPIDEMIPAGIMVALGSDNICDIYKPYADGCMLTELRVLLESTHFYEMDELVKVATTNGLKVLGLDSYV, encoded by the coding sequence ATGTGGAATCCCTTATCAAAAATTTCTAATTTAATTCAAGGCCAAGGTGGTTTTGTAAATGCGCACGCGCATTTTGACCGTGCCTATTCTGTTTCATTAGAAGATTTTTCTAATACGCAAGGGAATATCAATAGTCAACTCCAAGAAAAATGGAAGTTAGTTGATAAATTTAAATGCCAAGCATCTGAAGAAATCTATTTTCAACATATTACAGCGGCTTTAAGAATGCAAAATCAGCAAGGGGTGCGCCACTGCTTATCCTTTATTGATTGCGATCCTGTGGCAGGAGATCGTGCTATTGCAGCGGCAAAACGTGCTCAAGAATATGCATCCAAAAACTTAAAAATGCGTTTTCTTCTTGCATGTCAAACATTAAAAGGAGTTGTAAATAAAGAGGCTCGGCATTGGTTTGAAAAATCATTGGAGCATGTCGATATTATTGGTGGCTTGCCTGGTGCTGATGCAGGAAATGAAGCAGAGCATATTGATATTTTATTAAAAGCAGCTAAAGAAACAAATAAAAGAGTTCATATTCATGTCGATCAATTAAACACGGCAAAAGAAAAAGAAACAGAGTTGCTTGCTCGTAAAGTCATACAGTGGGGTTTAGAAGGAAAAGTAACAGCCGTTCATGGTATTTCCATAGCAGCACATCCCAAAAAATATCGTGAAGAACTTTTTAAATTGTGTGTCGATGCAGGATTAAGTTTTGTGGCGTGTCCTACGGCTTGGATTGATAGCAGACGTACTGAAGTTTTATCTCCGACGCACAACTCTGTCACTCCCATTGATGAAATGATTCCTGCAGGTATCATGGTTGCATTGGGATCAGATAATATTTGCGATATTTATAAACCTTACGCAGATGGATGTATGTTAACAGAATTGCGTGTTTTGTTAGAATCAACTCATTTTTATGAAATGGATGAGTTGGTTAAAGTAGCAACTACAAATGGATTAAAAGTATTGGGGCTTGACTCATATGTATAA
- a CDS encoding argininosuccinate synthase — MTDYIKVASYEGRKGEIRKVVLLYSGGLDTSVMLKWIQEYYHAEVIALTIDIGQQADNLEEIRQKALNLGAKKAYVIDAKKEFAYHYLAKGIKANARYQGDYHLATPLGRPLLAKIAVDIAREENCDCIAHGCTGKGNDQVRIEGTVLTLAPEMKIIAPVREWGMGRDEELEYARIHKIPVKQTKDSPYSYDDNMWGVSAEGGEIENPSLIPNLPAILQVCKTIENTQNDSQLIKIGFLRGIPVQLDGEDMDLPTLILKLNKVAALHGVGVTHHLEDRVVGLKVRGVYESPAAHAIIRAHETLEKFVCTRQENEFKLLVDQKWGYLCYGALWHEPLMDDLNAFIEKINEKVTGLVTVKLFKGRADVVAVETPNSIFDEKLATFMKSNAFNQNASAGFTEIYTMQMRLSQEKERYALVSVGGDENKEKFAPLIANLHKQGFLLFATKGTHAYLAKCGVKSILVHKANEESHKPNLIDLLKQNRFDLVVNVPTPSKQISEEIDGKQIRSWSVKNEVQLITDYEVFKVTVEKMAKSSKAGFSKVTDSNIKPALL; from the coding sequence ATGACAGATTATATTAAAGTAGCATCGTATGAAGGGCGTAAAGGAGAAATTCGTAAAGTTGTTCTTTTGTATTCAGGTGGTCTTGACACATCTGTCATGTTGAAATGGATTCAAGAATACTACCATGCCGAGGTTATTGCATTAACCATAGATATAGGACAACAAGCTGATAATTTAGAAGAAATTCGTCAAAAAGCGTTAAATTTAGGTGCTAAAAAAGCATATGTTATCGATGCTAAAAAAGAATTTGCTTATCACTATTTAGCAAAAGGAATTAAAGCAAATGCGCGTTATCAAGGAGACTATCATTTAGCCACTCCTTTAGGGCGCCCTCTTTTGGCAAAAATTGCAGTGGACATTGCGCGCGAAGAAAATTGTGATTGTATTGCGCATGGTTGCACAGGTAAAGGTAACGATCAGGTGCGCATTGAAGGCACCGTCTTGACCCTAGCGCCTGAAATGAAAATCATTGCGCCCGTTAGAGAATGGGGCATGGGTCGAGATGAAGAGCTCGAGTATGCGCGCATTCATAAAATTCCGGTGAAACAAACTAAGGATTCTCCCTATAGTTATGACGACAATATGTGGGGTGTTTCAGCAGAGGGTGGAGAAATTGAAAATCCATCTCTCATTCCTAATCTTCCTGCCATCTTACAAGTCTGTAAAACCATTGAAAACACACAAAATGACTCACAACTTATTAAAATTGGATTTTTAAGAGGAATTCCCGTTCAATTAGATGGGGAAGATATGGACTTGCCAACGCTTATTCTGAAACTGAATAAGGTCGCGGCACTTCATGGTGTGGGTGTAACTCATCATTTAGAAGACAGGGTTGTAGGATTAAAAGTAAGAGGTGTCTATGAGTCTCCCGCAGCTCATGCGATTATTCGTGCCCATGAAACACTCGAGAAGTTTGTCTGCACACGTCAGGAAAACGAGTTTAAACTTTTGGTGGATCAAAAATGGGGTTATCTTTGCTATGGCGCGCTATGGCACGAACCTTTAATGGATGATTTAAATGCCTTTATCGAAAAAATAAATGAAAAAGTAACAGGACTTGTCACTGTTAAGTTATTTAAAGGTCGTGCTGATGTTGTGGCTGTTGAAACGCCAAATAGTATTTTTGATGAAAAATTAGCCACATTTATGAAGAGTAATGCGTTTAATCAAAATGCATCTGCCGGATTTACAGAAATTTACACAATGCAAATGCGTCTTTCTCAAGAAAAAGAGCGTTACGCGCTTGTTTCTGTAGGTGGTGATGAAAACAAAGAAAAATTCGCACCCTTAATTGCAAATTTACATAAACAAGGGTTTTTATTATTTGCAACTAAGGGAACACATGCTTATCTCGCAAAATGTGGTGTGAAAAGTATTTTGGTTCACAAAGCAAATGAAGAAAGTCATAAACCGAATTTAATAGATCTTTTAAAACAAAATCGTTTTGATCTCGTTGTAAATGTTCCAACTCCATCAAAGCAAATAAGTGAAGAAATTGATGGAAAACAGATTAGAAGTTGGAGCGTAAAAAATGAAGTTCAACTTATTACCGATTATGAAGTATTTAAAGTGACGGTAGAAAAAATGGCAAAATCATCTAAAGCAGGTTTTTCTAAAGTAACAGATTCTAATATCAAACCCGCATTGCTTTAA
- a CDS encoding c-type cytochrome codes for MLPKKVALFLATVLYFSNAHAADGAKLYSEACASCHGDKMDGNGPIGAALKPKPKSLKGYTVAQLIQVMKTAKKIDGDKGEIALMVGIKSQLKNDEERKAVADYIVSKLK; via the coding sequence ATGTTGCCGAAAAAAGTTGCTCTTTTTCTTGCTACTGTGCTCTATTTTTCAAATGCCCATGCGGCAGATGGTGCCAAATTATATAGCGAAGCCTGCGCAAGTTGCCATGGTGACAAAATGGATGGCAATGGGCCTATTGGAGCTGCTTTAAAACCCAAACCAAAAAGTTTAAAGGGATATACAGTGGCACAGCTCATCCAAGTCATGAAAACAGCAAAAAAAATAGATGGTGATAAAGGGGAAATTGCCTTAATGGTCGGCATCAAATCACAATTAAAGAATGATGAAGAAAGAAAAGCTGTAGCCGATTACATTGTTTCTAAATTAAAATAA
- a CDS encoding N-acetylmuramoyl-L-alanine amidase, giving the protein MIKKFIISSLIFLFFMGCKTIANNAPATENSKETKAEAPTAKTPEVEQKPVYDDVIKYEINEDYITDDEYPARIEKEGISALVFHYTAQNFKKSLRSLTTGGNSSHWLVPTDGKTIYKIVSEDRRARHAGSSLWKSRKNVNVISIGVEVVNLGFKCNNFRKYCKKDYLTWLEFPEKQQKLIVSLAKEIQHKYNIDPLCIVGHSDIAVDRKLDPGPIFPWKKLAENGVGAWVYDNEIQQQVDNVNANIKDKISRLLIQIKLYEFGFDIKRDNGSNKYIQNKIAQYGYSFKKTPIADLVSLNQVNKYGNKNPKNKIFDEKKTDFAIQSFLMHYMPEVYLSEVSDDEYTSNDDKHDREHSPDSKNDQAAKNKAQFKFNIDNTRLFAALQALLVKYPNKARSSCGLY; this is encoded by the coding sequence ATGATAAAGAAATTTATTATTTCCTCATTGATTTTCTTATTCTTTATGGGATGCAAAACAATAGCAAATAATGCTCCCGCAACAGAGAACTCTAAGGAAACAAAGGCAGAAGCTCCTACCGCTAAAACTCCAGAAGTAGAACAAAAACCAGTTTATGATGATGTTATAAAATATGAAATTAATGAAGATTACATTACAGACGATGAATATCCTGCTCGAATCGAAAAAGAAGGAATTAGTGCTCTCGTTTTTCATTATACCGCACAAAATTTTAAAAAATCTCTTCGCTCACTCACAACAGGAGGGAACAGCTCTCATTGGCTGGTCCCCACAGACGGTAAGACAATTTATAAAATTGTCAGCGAGGACAGAAGAGCGCGTCATGCAGGATCAAGTTTATGGAAGAGTAGAAAAAACGTCAATGTTATTTCAATTGGAGTGGAGGTTGTTAATTTAGGTTTTAAATGCAATAATTTCAGAAAATACTGCAAAAAAGACTATTTAACTTGGCTAGAGTTTCCTGAAAAACAACAAAAACTAATTGTTTCTTTAGCTAAAGAAATTCAACATAAATATAATATTGATCCTCTTTGTATTGTAGGGCATTCCGATATTGCTGTAGATAGAAAACTCGATCCAGGACCCATTTTTCCTTGGAAAAAATTAGCTGAAAATGGTGTTGGTGCCTGGGTTTATGACAATGAAATTCAGCAACAAGTTGACAATGTAAATGCAAATATTAAAGATAAAATCTCGAGGTTACTCATACAAATTAAACTTTATGAATTTGGTTTTGACATAAAAAGAGATAATGGATCTAATAAATACATACAAAATAAAATCGCACAATATGGCTACAGTTTTAAAAAAACACCAATTGCAGATCTTGTTTCTTTAAATCAGGTAAATAAATATGGGAATAAAAATCCAAAAAATAAAATTTTTGACGAAAAAAAAACGGACTTTGCCATTCAATCCTTTTTAATGCACTATATGCCTGAGGTTTATTTAAGCGAAGTCAGCGATGATGAGTATACTAGTAATGATGATAAACACGACAGAGAGCATTCACCAGATAGCAAGAACGATCAAGCTGCAAAAAACAAAGCACAATTTAAATTTAATATTGATAATACAAGATTGTTTGCAGCACTTCAAGCTTTACTTGTAAAATACCCAAATAAAGCAAGAAGTTCTTGCGGCTTATATTAA
- a CDS encoding glutamine synthetase III, which produces MSDLFSYSAVTIRKIQRPQNAEGRQSRIAEYFGSNVFDLRAMAKRLSAHDLEIMKKVMKIGGKIDSSLAERVAAAAREWAMEKGATHYCHWFQPQTGATAEKHDAFLWFDKEGNPIERFTGPELLQSEPDASSFPSGGIRSTFEARGYTGWDPSSPMFIVETENGKTLYIPSVFISYHGEALDFKTPLLRSNNTLSIEAIKTLHLIGEKKVTHVTTSVGPEQEFFIIDKKQAMKRIDLSLSGRSVFGRKSPKGQELEDHYFAHIPSRVQAFFNELEVELYKLGVPVKTRHNEVAPGQFEIAPIYESSNIAADHNQLVMKYLKSIALKHGLVALLHEKPFAGVNGSGKHVNWSMTDSSGRNLLDPGATPHENLVFLTFLCGILQGILDNSEVLRASVASAGNDHRLGANEAPPAIISIFLGNTLDKILNAIETGNNDKINAEKIMIDLGLSHIQNVAKDNTDRNRTSPFAFTGNKFEFRAVGSSGSINYPTAILNAAVCDGLAKLNKKLEAKAHNGTVSSNDLLMILRHVIKETKKIRFEGNGYSHEWRDEALQRGLSNFANTPEALSVLSNKEKTQFLVKAGVFNDDDILSRLAIQQERYVKQCLIEVNCAIEMAQTQVLPVCFSYLKLLLKNVKMASDLNLPSPAKKVVETFSDAVSHVVSTLETLKTQLEKISDGDALEHHNIGNTSHIISTHFMLKLQNLREAVDTLEGLVPHDLWPYPKYSEMLFGME; this is translated from the coding sequence TTGCTGAATATTTTGGTTCAAATGTTTTTGATTTACGTGCAATGGCCAAAAGATTATCAGCACATGATCTTGAAATTATGAAAAAAGTAATGAAAATTGGCGGGAAAATAGACTCCTCTTTGGCGGAGAGGGTGGCCGCAGCCGCGCGGGAATGGGCTATGGAAAAAGGTGCTACCCATTATTGCCATTGGTTTCAACCTCAGACAGGTGCCACAGCTGAAAAACATGATGCCTTTTTATGGTTTGATAAAGAAGGGAATCCTATTGAAAGGTTTACAGGACCTGAGTTGTTGCAGAGTGAACCTGATGCCTCTAGTTTTCCTTCTGGTGGTATACGCTCCACTTTTGAAGCAAGAGGTTATACCGGTTGGGATCCTTCAAGTCCTATGTTTATTGTGGAAACAGAAAATGGAAAAACACTTTACATTCCATCTGTATTTATTAGTTATCATGGAGAAGCTCTGGATTTTAAAACGCCTTTGTTACGTTCTAATAATACGCTTTCAATTGAAGCTATAAAAACATTACATCTTATAGGTGAAAAAAAAGTAACCCATGTTACAACTTCGGTAGGGCCTGAGCAAGAGTTTTTTATTATCGATAAAAAACAGGCTATGAAAAGAATTGATCTTTCTCTTTCTGGGCGTAGTGTTTTTGGACGCAAATCTCCTAAGGGACAAGAATTAGAAGATCATTATTTTGCACATATTCCAAGTCGTGTGCAGGCTTTTTTTAATGAATTGGAAGTGGAGCTTTATAAACTTGGTGTGCCTGTAAAAACAAGGCATAATGAAGTGGCTCCTGGACAATTTGAAATTGCTCCTATATATGAAAGTTCAAATATTGCTGCCGATCACAATCAACTTGTTATGAAATATTTAAAAAGTATAGCCTTAAAACATGGTTTAGTTGCCTTGTTGCACGAAAAACCTTTTGCAGGTGTGAATGGCAGTGGCAAGCATGTCAATTGGTCTATGACTGATTCCTCTGGACGAAATTTACTTGATCCAGGAGCAACTCCTCATGAAAATTTAGTATTTTTAACTTTCCTATGTGGAATTTTACAAGGAATTCTTGATAACTCCGAAGTGTTACGAGCTTCTGTAGCATCGGCTGGAAACGATCATAGATTAGGAGCCAATGAAGCCCCTCCTGCCATAATCTCTATATTTTTAGGTAACACTTTAGACAAAATATTAAATGCTATTGAAACTGGAAATAATGATAAAATAAATGCGGAAAAGATTATGATTGATTTGGGTCTTTCCCATATTCAAAATGTCGCCAAAGACAATACCGATCGTAATCGTACTTCTCCTTTTGCTTTTACAGGAAATAAATTTGAATTTCGTGCTGTTGGCTCCAGTGGCTCCATTAATTATCCTACTGCAATACTTAATGCAGCAGTGTGCGATGGACTTGCAAAATTAAATAAAAAATTAGAAGCTAAAGCACATAATGGCACAGTCAGCTCAAATGATCTTCTTATGATATTGCGACATGTAATTAAAGAAACAAAAAAAATCCGTTTTGAAGGTAATGGTTATTCGCACGAATGGCGTGATGAGGCTTTGCAAAGAGGTTTATCAAATTTTGCCAACACACCTGAAGCTCTGTCGGTATTATCAAATAAAGAAAAAACTCAATTTTTAGTAAAGGCAGGTGTGTTTAACGATGATGATATATTAAGTCGTCTTGCTATTCAACAAGAGCGTTACGTTAAACAGTGTTTAATAGAAGTGAATTGTGCAATTGAAATGGCTCAAACTCAAGTTCTTCCTGTGTGCTTTTCTTATCTCAAATTATTATTGAAAAATGTAAAAATGGCTTCGGATTTAAATCTTCCTTCACCAGCAAAAAAAGTTGTTGAAACTTTTAGTGATGCGGTAAGTCATGTTGTCAGTACTTTGGAAACACTGAAAACACAGCTTGAAAAAATCAGTGATGGCGATGCTCTTGAGCATCATAATATTGGTAATACAAGTCATATAATATCGACTCATTTTATGTTAAAACTTCAAAATTTACGTGAAGCAGTAGATACTTTGGAAGGTTTAGTCCCTCATGACTTGTGGCCTTATCCCAAATATTCAGAAATGCTTTTTGGGATGGAGTAG